One window of the Dryobates pubescens isolate bDryPub1 chromosome 13, bDryPub1.pri, whole genome shotgun sequence genome contains the following:
- the WSB1 gene encoding WD repeat and SOCS box-containing protein 1 produces the protein MASFPLSVNEKLIARSRTIGELLAPTSPFDKKCGRENWTVAFAPDGSYFAWSQGHRIVKLVPWAQCLNNFLLHGTKNVANSLSTRLPRQNSDSGQKNKPCEHIIDCGDIVWSLAFGSSVPEKQSRCVNIEWHRFKFGQDQLLLATGLNNGRIKIWDVYTGKLLLNLMDHTEVVRDLTFAPDGSLILVSASRDKTLRVWDLKDDGNMMKVLRGHQNWVYACAFSPDSSTLCSVGASKAVFLWDMDKYSMIRKLEGHHNDVVACEFSPDGALLATASYDTRVYVWDAHLGVMLMEFGHLFPPPTPIFAGGANDRWVRSVSFSHDGLHIASLADDKMVRFWRIDEEYPVQVAPLNNGLCCTFSTDGSVLAAGTQDGSVYFWATPRQVSSLQHLCRMAIRRVMPTGQVKTLPIPSKVVEFLCYQI, from the exons ATGGCCAGCTTTCCCCTGAGTGTTAACGAGAAGCTCATCG CACGCTCACGCACCATAGGAGAGCTCTTAGCCCCAACTTCTCCTTTTGACAAGAAGTGTGGCCGTGAAAACTGGACTGTTGCCTTTGCTCCCGATGGATCTTACTTTGCTTGGTCACAAGGGCATCGCATAGTCAAGCTGGTCCCCTGGGCTCAGTGCCTTAATAACTT CTTATTGCATGGCACAAAGAATGTTGCAAATTCTCTCAGCACAAGACTTCCAAGGCAGAACAGTGACAGTGGTCAGaagaacaagccctgtgagcaTATCATAGACTGTGGGGATATTGTCTGGAGCCTTGCTTTTGGGTCCTCGGTGCCTGAGAAGCAGAGCCGCTGCGTGAACATAGAATGGCACCGCTTCAAGTTTGGCCAGGACCAGCTTCTGCTTGCCACAGGCTTGAACAACGGACGCATCAAGATCTGGGATGTGTACACAG GAAAACTCCTCCTTAACCTGATGGACCATACAGAAGTTGTTAGAGATTTAACCTTTGCCCCAGATGGCAGCCTGATCTTAGTGTCTGCATCCAGAGACAAAACACTGAGAGTGTGGGACCTGAAAGATGATG GAAATATGATGAAAGTGTTGAGAGGACATCAGAACTGGGTGTATGCTTGTGCATTCTCTCCAGACTCCTCTACTCTCTGTTCTGTGGGAGCTAGTAAGGCA GTTTTCCTCTGGGATATGGATAAATACTCCATGATAAGGAAACTTGAAGGCCATCACAATGATGTTGTAGCTTGTGAGTTTTCTCCTGATGGAGCTTTACTGGCTACTGCATCTTACGATACTCGAGTCTATGTCTGGGACGCACACCTTGGAGTTATGCTCATGGAGTTTGG GcacctctttccccctcccacaCCAATATTTGCTGGAGGTGCAAACGACCGCTGGGTCAGATCGGTATCTTTCAGTCACGATGGGCTACACATTGCAAGCCTTGCTGATGATAA AATGGTGAGGTTCTGGAGGATTGATGAGGAGTACCCAGTCCAGGTTGCACCTCTGAACAACGGGCTCTGCTGCACTTTCTCTACTGATGGCAGTGTTCTAGCTGCAGG GACACAGGATGGCAGTGTGTACTTCTGGGCAACTCCAAGGCAAGTttccagcctccagcacctctgtcGCATGGCGATTCGACGAGTGATGCCCACAGGCCAAGTCAAGACCTTGCCCATCCCTTCCAAAGTGGTGGAGTTCCTGTGCTACCAGATTTGA